The genomic region AAGTCATCAAACAGTTCAAGGAACAGGATGTTGGGAGAGTTATCGTTACTGAGGATGGAAAACCTGTGGGCATCCTGACCCATTCGGATATCATCCGGGTGTTTCCCTCTCTGTAATGCGTAACTTATACAAACGGATAAATACTAGCTTGTCAAACTTAAAAGTTGATTAATCATGCAGAGTGAGCAGTTTACCCATAATATCCGTAGAAAGCGCGTGATGAGTACCGATGGTAAGATCATCGGACAGATCAGGAACATTTCCTTTGATGCGCCGACCGGGCAGTTGAAGGCACTTCTCATCCGCCCTGATGCTGGTTTTGATGCGACCGGTTATAAACTCGAAAATGAGGCGATCACCTTGCCGTTTGAAGCAGTGAAGGACATAACGGACTTCATTGTGGTCGACAGGTATATGCTTCGCTGAACGATCTCAATAACTCACTCAATTTTTTTAAAAGTATTTTCGGAGAGCGTCGGCTGTTCCTTCGCCGTACGTTTTGTCCATTACCATATCGGCGGCTTGTTTTGCTTCTGGAGAGGCGTTTGCCGGAGCAATTGAAATTCCGCCGAGTTTCAGCATCGACACATCGTTGACAGAGTCTCCCGCGACCAGAAAGTCTGCGGGAGTGAGTCCCATCAGCTCTGCCAGTTTTTCGAAGGCTGCACCTTTGGTGATGTCGGGGATCTGAAGGTGAATGGCAAATCCTGTGTCGATGACGTTGACCGGCATGTCTTTGAGTATGTCTTTTATGATCTCGGTAGGAGCATCACGGGAAAATGCGATATCTGATTCCCGGTATTTGGGGCTGAAAAGACGCAGTTCGTCACCTTTCGGCTGAAGTTCCGCTACGATCTTTTCATAGGCAGCACGACAGATTTCCTGGTTGCCGGCAATTTGTTTTCGGCCGAGATATCCCAGACGGTACACACCGCCGTTCTCGGCGATTACGGTCCCATCCGTTCCGATCATGTGGGAGAAGGCGTCCAGAAAACAGAGGGTGTTTCCTGATGCAAGTATGATCGGGATCCCATCATCGAGGATCCTGCGCATCTCATCGACAACTTCAGTCGAAAGTCTGCGGCGTTCGTCTGTTAAGGTTCCGTCAATATCGGTGATGAATGCCTTGGGCATGATTAAAATAGTATTGGGGTCAGCAGGGTTTGATACCTGCGGTTTCGACCATGAACGTTGCTTCGCCGTCGGGGAGGTTTGGACTGTCCACAAGTCTTGCAATACGTTTGCCGGCTTTACTCTTTCTGAGATACACGCGGTAGGTGGCATTATGTCCTACAATGTTTCCACCGATCGGTTTGGTCGGGTCGCCGAAGAGAAGGCCAGGGTTTGACATGACCTGATTTGTTACTAAGGCAACCGCATTCAGATCGTCGACCAGTTTGAAGAGGTCGTGCATGTGCCGGTTGAGTTTCTGCTGTCTTCCGGCAAGGGTCCCGCGGCCGGCATACTCTGACCGGAAGAGACTGGTCAGTGAATCGATGATGATGAGCTTGACCGGAAGGCCGGATGCCGTGAGCTCATTGGAGAGTTCGCGGGCAGCGTCGATCAGAAGCATCTGGTGATCTGAAGAGTGGGCGCGTGCCACGTGGATATTTGCCAGAAACTCGTCAGGCGTCGGAATGGTATATCCTTCCGGGAGATCTGCGAGTTCGAGCCCTTCTGCCATCTGCTCTATACGTTCGGGACGGAAGGTATTCTCGGTGTCGATGTAGAGGCAACTTCCGCCAAGTCCGCCAAGTTCCTGCGGGAGCTGGCAGTTTATCGCGAGCTGATGTGCGATCTGAGACTTTCCTGAACCAAATTCACCGTAGAGTTCGGTGATCGCCTGGGATTCAAGACCGCCGCCGAATAAATCATCGATCTCGGGGACAAGGACCTTCAGTTTGAGAATATCCTGTCTGCGTGCAAGGATATCTGTCCCGGTTTTGAATCCACCGATGTCGGCCATTTCCCGGGCAGCTTTGATGATTTTCTTTGTGGTGGACTCACCGAGTTCTGCCGCCTCAGCGAGATCAACCGGCGTAGCGGTCGCAATACTTTCGACGGTGATGTAGCCTGCATCACGGAGCCGGTCAGCTGTTGCCGGTCCGACTCCCGGGATGTCTTCAATGTCAAGTGCTGTCATATCTTCTCTTACTCCTGTATTTCAGATATACTAATACATCAACACTGAGCCTTATAAACCCCTAACCGCGCGGTGCGATAATGCCCCGTGAACATCCAAAAATACCACTCTCACTCAGAGAGATGCCTTACCATTTTTTTCACTTCGCCCCGGAATTTTTACTGATCCGATATCCTTATACCCGTCTTTGACCCATGTATCGGTATGGTAGAAAAAAATAACCCCGAATACAAAAACGCTCTTCTTGAAATGGCAGGCGAAATCGGAAATAATCCCCTTGTGAAGCCCATCATCGACCAGCTCGTCTATGATTTTATACGGTCTCCGGAATGCAAAAAGGCGTTTGGCGAATATGCCAAACGAAAGATCACCGATAAACTCGGATTATAAAAGAGATCCAAGCCTGTGAATGAGTGGGTCAGCATCGATAGGGTTTGATACGAGGTTTGTGACCTCTATCCGTCCATTTCGGCAGATCCCCTCGACATCAACAGTTGTCCCGGGAACCGGACTTTCATTGGTAAGTAGGATCCAGACCTCTTTTCCGTCATCAAGCGAAAGACCCTCGGGTCTTGGGATAATAATTCCGGTCAGGGAGACACTCTTTCCGGGGAGATTTATCGTTCTGATTGCCGACCCGCGGCCTACGGAGAGTTCCAGCTCCCCGTAACGGTTCAGCTTCGCGGCGGCATTAATCACCTGCACAGGGTCTCCCGGCAAAAACAACGCATCTGCCGCATCTCCCCATATAGCGACATTCACTCCGCTTTTCTTTGATGAGCTTTGGACGCTCACATTTCTCACACGTGATTCGGTCCCGCGTCGGGTGGTAAAGGTCCTGACATCGGAGACCGACGATACAATACCGGTCACAACCGGATTTTGGCCCTCGGTCACATCGGCTGCATCCCGGGTGAGGGCTCCGATCTCATCAGGGAGGATGCGGATCTCTGCGGAGTCTGAGACAACATACTCAACGATGCCCTCATCCTCCTTTCTCTGCACTCCATCTATCGAGATGGATGCTCCCTCATCCACATCAGCAAACAGATCGGGGGCCCAGCAGACAAGCCGTGCCGTTCCGGAAGCATCCCCTATGATGAACTCCTGCACGAATGAGGGTGTCCCGTCACGACGAATGATCTCTCGTATCTCGGATGCCGCAAGGATCTTTGCCGTGAGGGGGGCGGCCATTACCTCGGACTTTGGTGGTTTTTTTGTCTCAACAATGGTCACATTGCTTTCCCGAAGGGCAAGACAGGTCACCTCCTTCTTTCCCGGGCGTGGCTTGGCGATCACTTCGATCACTGAGCCGACCTCCAACTCGGATGTGGCCTCTGCCCGATCGTCCCAGAGACTCATCGTCACCGTTCCTGTGGGGTCTCCGAGGACGACAGATGCTACAAGTCCCGGAGGTTCGCCTTCGCGGGTAAATTCACGCGGAGGTTTGATCTCGAGGATCTTGCCGAAAAAAGAGACGATAGAGGTCTGAGCAGACGGGATGTCGCCGATTTTTATATGGCTTCGTCCCAGCTCATCGACGACCAGCATTGCCGCCGTGACCTCGTCGACGAGGCCACCGAGAGACTCGGCTTTCTTTTCCACACGCTCATCGAACGCTTCTTTTGTGAGCAGGTCTGAGACGAGCGCGTAATGCATTCCTTATTTCCTGTGCCAGGAAGGAGTGACGACGCAGCCGGTCATTTCCTCATAGGTTTCGGCACGGCGCATGAGTTCTGCCTTGTCGCCGTTTACTAAAACCTCGGGACACCGGGGACGCGAGTTGTACTGGGAAGACATGGCATATCCATAGGCTCCCGTATCCAAGACTGCGATGAGATCGCCGGCAACGACCGTGGGCAGAGCGCGGTCTGCCGCGAAAATATCTCCAGTTTCACAGATGGGGCCGGTAACCGTATAGGTTCCTTGTGCCGGCTGACCTGCTTTGTTGGCTACAACGACTTCATGCCAGGAGTCATACATCGCCGGACGGATCAGCAGGTTGAATCCTGCATCAACGTTCACGAAGGTCTTGTGGACCTTTTTCACGGAGTTGACTCGGGCCAGAAGGACCGTCGACTCGCCGACCATCCATCTTCCGGGCTCGACCCAGAATGCCGGGGAGATCCCTGCCTTTTTACATCCTTCAAGGAATACCGGCATTACGGCTGCCGCGTACTCTTCAGGGGTCGGGGCCTTGTCAACGGTTCCTTCACGGTGATACGGGATGCCAAGGCCTCCGCCGAAATCGACGAACTCGAGTTTTACGCCGATCTTGGTGATCTCGTCGGCCACTTTCATGATGACTCCGCAGGCGATAGCAAAAGGTCCTACTTCGAGGATCTGGGAACCGATATGACAGTGCATGCCGACCGGGATCACATATTCCATGGAAAGGGCTTCACTGTATGCTTCCAGAATCATTTCGGCAGGGATGCCGAACTTGCTGTTTTTGATACCTGTGGCGATCTTTGGATGGGTCGGTACAACGATCTCGGGGTTCACGCGGAAACCGATCTTGACGGTCTTCTTCAACTCTTTCGAGATTGTATCGATCTGGCGAAGCTCATCGACAGAGTCGACCGAGATTTTTATGCCCTTTTCGATCGCAGCACGAAGATCTGCTTCGGTCTTTGAACTGCCGTTAAAGAGAAGGATCTCTGCCGGGATGCCGGCTTCGAGGGCTGCACGCATCTCGCCGAGCGAGAAGACGTCTGCTCCTGCACCTTCGCGTGCAAGCGACTGGATGATCACTGGATTCTCATTTGCCTTTGCAGCATAGAGAAGCTGGACATTGTCTGTGTACTTCTTCAGTGCTGCTTCATAGCGTCTGAAGTTTCCGGTCACGTGATTTTCGTTCGTGACATACAGCGGGGTCCCGTACTTTTCTGCAAGGGCAACGCAGTCTGCGCCCCCGCAGAAAAGGTGACCTCCGCTGACTGAGAGTGATTCGGGAAGGTTCATGTTATCCTCGGATACCGCATTCGTTCATGCGGACTATTGCTTCTTTGATTCTATCGACCGGGCGGGTAATGGCAAAGCGGATGTATCCTGCTCCGGATGTGCCGAATCCTGTACCTGGTGTAACAACGATTCCTGCCTCGTTGATCATTCTTGCAACGAACTCGACCGAGTCTGGGACCTTCATCCATACATAGAAGGAGGCTTTCGGTGAAGTTATTTCAAAACCAAGTGACCGAAGACCGGTGACAAGGGCGTCGCGGCGTTCCTGATACACAGCACAGGCCTGATCAACACAGTCCTGAGGTCCGGTAAGAGCAGTGATCGCAGCACGCTGGATCGCGTCGAATACACCTGAGTCGATGTTGGTTTTGACTCTGCCGAATGCCTCAATGAGACCAGCATTTCCAACACACATACCGATACGCCAGCCGGTCATGTTATAGGTTTTGGAAAGTGAGTGGGTCTCAAGTCCGACATCCATGGCACCTTTTGCCTCAAGGAAGGAAGGTGATTTGTAGCCGTCGAAGGAGATCTCCGAGTAGGCGTTGTCGTGGACGACAATGATGTCATTGTCCTTCGCAAATTCAACTGTCTCTTCGAAAAATTCCATGGGGGCAACTGCTCCAGTCGGGTTGTTCGGGTACCCGATGAACATGAGTTTTGCACCTTTGAGAACATCCTTCGGGATAGCGGAGTAGTCCGGGAGGTAGTTGTTCTTCTCCAGAAGCGGCATTGGGTGGCATTTTCCCTCTGCAAAGAGCGTAGAGGTCTTGTAAACTGGGTATCCTGGATCGGACACTAGGACATAATCTCCAGGATTCACGAATGCTTCTGGTATGTGAGCAATACCCTCTTTGGATCCGATCAGGGCAAGGACTTCTTTTTTCGGATCGAGCTTCACACCGAAACGTCTGTCATACCAAGTGGCTACTGCTTTTCGGTACTCAAGCATTCCCAGGTAATCGGGATAATGGTGCGTTGCAGGATCCCGAGCGGCTTCACATAACGCATCAACAATATGCTTCGGCGTCGGTAAATCCGGGTCCCCCACACCAAGATCAATCAAATCAACACCCTCGGCACGCTTCTGTGCCTTCAATGCATCTATCTGGGCAAAAAGATACGGAGGTAAATTGTCAAGCCGTTTTGCATACATCGCATTAATATTGAACGTGCAAATAAATTAAGACGTTTGTCGGTGTGAGTTCCTATTGTTTGGCAAACAAAGAAAAGAGTGTACAAACAGGGAATAATGCACGAAAGACGGGTGCCTTTTTTCAGGACATTATGATTAACTGAATCGACCGACACAGGTGGGAAAAATTCGGTCAAACGACTCGAAAAAAGAAAAATGTGAGTTTGTGAGGTGTATTCTTGAGGGAGATACGTGAGACTTCAGGCCGAGGCGTGACTCGGAGTTGCAGTCATCTTTGGCATGTAGATTGCCTGGCGTGCATCACGGAAGTTGAACTTCTCGATGATGAGACCATTTTCCTTCAGACGTCTGAGCGCATAACGGACCGTGCGTGGCGCAAGTCCTGTGCTTAAGACAATATCTTTGTGCGTCTGAGAACCGGTGCGTTCCAGTAATTGGAAGATCGTGAGACACGACTTGGGCATGTTTGTTCTCTGCATACAAGATAATTGACTTAAAAGTATATAATAATTTCCTACACTTGTTCGTGATATTTTGAACCAACTGATGTTTTACAGAATTATGTTCGAGACGTTTCGAACTAAAAACACCCCATGACAAGCCCTTTTGGGGAAAACGGACCGCAGACGAAGATTAATCAGTTCCGGGTTACATACACACAAATCAGTATGCTTACCTGTCCTGAACGCCGCGCGGTAGGGATCATGATCGTCGTGATTCTGCTGCTTGCCGTACTGTATATTGGGACGATATACCTGTTTCCGGACGGAGGCGCAGTCCCTTATCAGGATGACAGACAGGATGGAGCATTGGTCTATTTAGAGGGTTTCGTCCTTGATACAAAAATCACCAGTACCGGCGGTCATCTGATCGTGAATGTCTCGGGCGTTGATGTATTCGTCCCAAATGGGGGCAGTGAACTCATTCTTTTGCCGGGAGATTATATCAGAGTGGTAGGAAAAGTTGACACCTATGCCGGAAAAAAGGAGATCGTCACAAACGGGATATCGGACATCAGGATACTGGTGTGATCTTAATATTTTCAACCGACATACATGACTGGTATGACAGATCTTCCCGAACCAGGTGAACTGATCGATCTGCTGAAACTCCGGGAGATCCGGCAGCGTGACCGGATCAATGTGTATCTCTACATGGATGAAGAGATCGCAAAGACCTCGAATGTCATGGATGATGTGGATAAATACCGGATGGTCGATCCGGATTACCGGCCGGTCCTTGAGATCGAGGATTGGTTGAAAAATATGCAGAAGCATATGAAACAGATCGAAGGTCCGGGAGCAAACGTTGAAAAAATGTTGAAAGAACAGCCGCTCACCGCAGAGATCCTGGAGACCGGGACGATGCAGACTGCTGTCGGCCCGCGTGGATATATCAAAGCCCTCCTTCCCTATCTTGATGAAATGGAAGAGATGGAGGTCAGGGAAGCGAAGGGATTCAAATAAATATGTGGGATCGGGTCTCTAATCAGACCCGCCATCTCGTTCACGGCAACTTCACATTGATCTGATACTTGTAATATTATTTCATCGTTGGATATGTCGTGGTTATCTTCTCCGATAGATCAGGATGCCGATCAAAAGAATTGCAATGCCCCCGGCAAGCAGAAACCGGACGTCAAAACCGATTCCGGCGGAGAGCGGATCTTTCTCATAGTCTCCATTCCAATCAAAGGTAAAGACTGCTGTATAATACTCGGCAGCCTCTGTGCTTTGTATGATCAGTCCGGCTTCACGGTTGTTGTTCGGCGAGTTGTAGTTCCAGTTGATCGAACTGATCAGAACATACTCGCCGTCAACGATCACTCCTTTGTTGTGCAGTTTGGTAAGATATGCGCTCGGTGAGAGCAGTTTTGCAGAAACGGCATTGCCGTATCTGTTCAGCGTTGCCACCAGTTCATCATTGTCCGCATCATCTTCAGTATTATAATACATGCCGTCCAGCATCACTCGGATTTCAGCTCCACGGTCCGCTGCATCAAGGACTGCGGAGAGCCAGGTATTTTCACCATCGGGATACGGCGAGATATAGGCCTGCTGAATATCAATGGAGTTGGTCGCTGATCGAATAAGTTCAGGAACAAGGCTGCTGGTGTCCGGTGAGATGACCGGCGTTATGTTCACGTTATAGAGAGTCAGCTCAGAAAAATACGGAGTTATCTTTTCATCGGCCCAAGTCTCCGGCAGAGGTTCTGTTCCGGGGATGTAGGGATAAATGTCGTAGCCGGAAATGTCGGCGGTGAACACATCCGTGAAGTAATCGGCGATCTCTGCATCCCGGACAACTGCTCCCCATCCTCTGTTTCCTTTGGTTCCTGTGAGGGGTATGCCGCTTGGTTTGAAGTTTTCCGAAAGAACGACCGTTACGTAATCATCCGCCACCATATATTTTGCATGCAGATATAGGTACCTCGCGGGGAGGTTTCCCTCACTTTCGATCGTACTGACGGAGACGCCGTTTTCTGTCAGATAGTTCATCACGCCTTTTTCTTCATCAGAGATGCCGCCCACCGGACCTCCTTCGAGAAGGAGTGTTACCTCAACACCCCGATCTACAGCTGAGGCGATCTCACGGGCGATTTCCGGATGCGTAAACTCGTACATGGAGATCAGCAGGGTTTCGCTCGAGTCACGGATCACGCCGGTTACTGCAGAATATGACGAGTCCGGTGAGACGAACAGTGTCACCGAGTCTGCGATGAATGTTTCTGGAGAGAATCTGCTCTGCCCGATCTTATAGACCCGCTCGTCCCAGACCCCGTTTGTGTACACATGGACCAAACCATTCGATGCTGCAAGTTCATTTGGCCAGGAGACTGTCTGCACGGTTTGTCCCTGCAAAAGAATCGAGAGGTCATCACCGGTGTTCGCCAGTTGGAATCTTCCGCTCTGCAGGACGTTTGGTGTCGCCCCGCTCTCCAGGATCTCATAATCCGGGAGTGTGCCGTGGATCTGATTATATGCTGCGGCACTTCGGGCAACAACTATGCGCCCTCCGGAAACAGTCCCGGCAGGAAAAGAGATCGTTCCTTCACCGTCGGAGACGGTCCATCCTGCGAGACTGCCAGTCCCTTCCAAAACAAAATACTCATCTCCGTCTCCGGAGGCATATCCATCAGGGCAGAACTCAGTGAGAACGAAAGCTGAGACGGGGGATATGCAGATGGTGAGGAGCAAAAGTGTGAGAAGCAACCTTTTCATACTGATTTTTCTTTATTTACGTCATAGTATTAGTGTATGACGGACGGGACGGTGATAAAATTCGGCGGGAGTCTGATGGATATTGCAGGAGAGATACTTTCCGAGCTCCCGGTATCACCGATCCTTATCGTTCCAGGCGGCGGGATTTTTGCGGATTTTGTTCGGGCTGAGGAGATCGACGATGATGCCGCGCACTGGAAAGCGATCGATGCGATGGAAAAATACGGCAGGTTTCTTTCCACTTTCGGATATCCGGTCACGAGTGAACTCGTGATCCCAAAGGAACCTACGATATTTCTCCCAAAACGTCTTCTCCAAAGAGAAGACCCGCTCCCTCACACATGGGACATCACCTCCGACTCGATCTCGGCATGGATCGCTGGGGTCATCAAATGCCGTCTTCTGGTCATAAAATCAGCCGATTCAGAGACGGATCTTCTAGATTCCTCGTTTCTATCCGTTCTTGCAGGAAGCGGCGTGTCTGCGGAGATCATCAACGGAAGGATCATTGGGAGTGTCCGGCATTACTTTGAAGCCACACGTTTATAATAATCGGACGCCAATTAACTAAGGAGTTTGATCGTATGGCAACTATAAAATGTACATCATGCAATGCCCCGCTCGCAGAGCGCGGTGCTACCGAGTTTAAATGCCCGGACTGTGGAGAGGTAATTTACCGCTGTGCACGCTGCAGAAAACAGAGTGTTAAATACACCTGCCCGAAGTGCGGATTCCAGGGGCTCTGAATAGTCAATGGGTGAAGTTGTTGTTATTCTGAAAATCATGCCGGAATCCCCGGAAGTTGATCTTGAGAAACTTCAGGCAGACATCAGAGCAACAGTAGCCGGTATCGAAGATATGAAAATTGAACCGATCGGATTTGGTCTGTCTGCAATCAAGATTGCAATGATCACCGAAGATGATGAAGGAGCAGGCGACAAGATCGAAGCTCTATTCTCCCAGATCCCGGGCATCGACCGTGCAGAGATCGAATCTCTGAATCGGTTACTCTAAATATCTTTTTTTTTCTTTTCAGAATGTTATTGACCGCATGATTCACCGATAATGATTTTACTGTTTTCACAGCAGGATATGGTGCAGAGTGTGGAATTGATCGAGTCACTAAAGGTGAACACTTCATCTATGATTTGATGTGTTTTTTGTCCTTGTCTTTCGCCCGGTATTTTGTGAAAAAATTTGCACGATTTTCTCAATACTTTCAGGGGCGCATCGCCTGAAATGGCGTATTTTTTTTATTCGCGTTTAATCGTGCCGATTTTGATTTTGTGACCTATAATGGGTCGAAATCGATTTTCATGCCAAAATAGGTCGCAGATGACGAAAATAAGGAAAATAAGTCAGCAGAAAGCGAATCAGGCAATTTTGCGGGGATTTTTTTAAGGGAAAGATTTAAATGCTCAACTGCTGACATATTATTATCCAACGTGTGCTGTATAGAGTAAATAAGCCGGGTTCCAAAACTGGAAAATACGGTGCTAAACCTCATAGATGAAGCCCCAGGCAGATTGTGTGTCTGAGGCGGTATGCAGCCTTTTAAGGTTGCAGGCACGCCACGATGGAAGGACTTTATCTATGAAACAGATGACAGCAAACCACCTGACCGACGCAGAGGTCATTGCAGAGTTTAAGAAAGAAGACTGCTGGGGTCTTTGCACCTCTATCGACCTGAAAGAGTGTGACCCGGCAACGATCCGTGATGCAGAAAAGATCCACCAGTTCGTACTGGAACTTGCTGACCTGATCGATATGAAACGCTTCGGCGAACCACAGATCATCCACTTCGGCCCAAATGACAGAGTCGCCGGTTACTCAATGACCCAGCTCATCGAGACTTCCCTCCTCTCTGCTCACTTTGCGAATGACACCAACGCAGCCTATATCGATATCTTCAGCTGCAAAGAGTATGTCCCCTCGGTCGCCGCAGCATTCTGTAAGAAGTTCTTCGGCGCAAAGGGAATGAACAACACTGTGTTCTTCCGCACCATCTAAGTGCGTTCTCCGCCCTCCAATATTTTTTTTAGTTTCTCCTTTTAGATTCGATCTATTATGGAGACCGTTTGCCGTTTTTTCCTGCGCCCCTGAAGATGAATTTTAGGGTGTGATGTGAGTGGGTCCCACGCCGGATCGATATAATCATCGTCTGCAGACCTATTTTTTTATATGCAGGTAAAACCACACTATACTATCTCACGCGCTTTTGATTCCCGCGGCGACCCCTTACCCGGGTATTTCTGAGGTATCACCCGCCATTTTGTATGCCTGAGTGACAATGCTTATAACTCCGTAAACACTCACCACAAATGTACTAATTTGCAAAAGGATATCCAATCATGGTCAAAGAAAACGAAGTACTCCATATCGCCGAACTAGCAGATATCGGCATTTCATCCTCAGAACTCGGTAAATTTACCGAACATTTCAATGCAATTCTCGAATATTTCGACATTCTCGATACTTTAGAGGCCACTGGCCCTCTCGAGCGCCAACTCGTCAATATCTTCCGTGAGGATGAGGTTCGGCCATGCATTTCCCAGGAGGACGCCCTCCGAAACTCACACAATCCGGAAGACGGCTATATCCGTGCCCCGAAGGTGATCTGAAATGAACGATACCTACAATGCATATCTGAATACGACCGAAATTCCCGGGACCGGCTCCGGTATCCTTTCAGGGATCCGGGTTTCAATAAAAGACAATATCTCCACAAAAGACATCGAGACGACCTGTGCATCCAAAATACTCAAAGGATACATACCGCCCTATGATGCACACGCGGTCACTCTTCTGAAAGCGGCCGGTGCAGTTATCGCCGGTAAAACGAATATGGACGAGTTCGGTATGGGTTCAACTACCGAAAACAGTGCATTCGGTCCGACATTGAATCCGCGTGACACGACCCGCGTTCCCGGAGGAAGTTCCGGAGGTTCGGCGGCCGCGATCGCCGGGGGTCTAGTCCCCATGGCTCTTGGAAGCGACACCGGCGGATCCATCCGCTGTCCGGCTGCATGGTGCGGGATCGTTGGTCTGAAACCATCCTATGGCAGAGTCAGCCGATTTGGTCTGATCGCCTATGCCAACTCGTTTGAACAGATCGGTCCGTTGGCGGCCAATGTTCGTGATACGGCAAAACTCTTTTCCGTCATTGCCGGTCACGACAAAAAAGACTCGACGAGCGTCAACAAACCCTACGATGGGAACGTAGTTCCCGATATCTGCGGGAAAACGATCGGTATCCCGAAGGAATATTTCGGAGAGGGAGTTGATGCAGATGTCGAAGCACAGGTCCGTCTCGCAATCAATAAGCTCGAAGAACTCGGAGCAAAAACCACTGAGGTTTCACTCCCGTCCATGAAGTATGCCCTTCCGGCCTATTACGTTACCTGTACCTGCGAGGCAAGTTCCAATCTTGACCGATTCGACGGTGTCAGATTCGGTCCCGAACCGGAGATGAACCTCCCCTGGCACGATGCTTACACGAAAGTCCGTGAAGCAGGATTCGGGGCAGAAGTCAAACGCAGGATCCTTCTTGGAACATTCGCTCTCACGGCAGGATACTACGGAAAATACTATGTG from Methanocorpusculum sp. harbors:
- the radA gene encoding DNA repair and recombination protein RadA translates to MTALDIEDIPGVGPATADRLRDAGYITVESIATATPVDLAEAAELGESTTKKIIKAAREMADIGGFKTGTDILARRQDILKLKVLVPEIDDLFGGGLESQAITELYGEFGSGKSQIAHQLAINCQLPQELGGLGGSCLYIDTENTFRPERIEQMAEGLELADLPEGYTIPTPDEFLANIHVARAHSSDHQMLLIDAARELSNELTASGLPVKLIIIDSLTSLFRSEYAGRGTLAGRQQKLNRHMHDLFKLVDDLNAVALVTNQVMSNPGLLFGDPTKPIGGNIVGHNATYRVYLRKSKAGKRIARLVDSPNLPDGEATFMVETAGIKPC
- the lysA gene encoding diaminopimelate decarboxylase — protein: MNLPESLSVSGGHLFCGGADCVALAEKYGTPLYVTNENHVTGNFRRYEAALKKYTDNVQLLYAAKANENPVIIQSLAREGAGADVFSLGEMRAALEAGIPAEILLFNGSSKTEADLRAAIEKGIKISVDSVDELRQIDTISKELKKTVKIGFRVNPEIVVPTHPKIATGIKNSKFGIPAEMILEAYSEALSMEYVIPVGMHCHIGSQILEVGPFAIACGVIMKVADEITKIGVKLEFVDFGGGLGIPYHREGTVDKAPTPEEYAAAVMPVFLEGCKKAGISPAFWVEPGRWMVGESTVLLARVNSVKKVHKTFVNVDAGFNLLIRPAMYDSWHEVVVANKAGQPAQGTYTVTGPICETGDIFAADRALPTVVAGDLIAVLDTGAYGYAMSSQYNSRPRCPEVLVNGDKAELMRRAETYEEMTGCVVTPSWHRK
- a CDS encoding winged helix-turn-helix domain-containing protein, giving the protein MQRTNMPKSCLTIFQLLERTGSQTHKDIVLSTGLAPRTVRYALRRLKENGLIIEKFNFRDARQAIYMPKMTATPSHASA
- a CDS encoding uridylate kinase codes for the protein MTDGTVIKFGGSLMDIAGEILSELPVSPILIVPGGGIFADFVRAEEIDDDAAHWKAIDAMEKYGRFLSTFGYPVTSELVIPKEPTIFLPKRLLQREDPLPHTWDITSDSISAWIAGVIKCRLLVIKSADSETDLLDSSFLSVLAGSGVSAEIINGRIIGSVRHYFEATRL
- a CDS encoding phospholipase D-like domain-containing protein, translating into MKRLLLTLLLLTICISPVSAFVLTEFCPDGYASGDGDEYFVLEGTGSLAGWTVSDGEGTISFPAGTVSGGRIVVARSAAAYNQIHGTLPDYEILESGATPNVLQSGRFQLANTGDDLSILLQGQTVQTVSWPNELAASNGLVHVYTNGVWDERVYKIGQSRFSPETFIADSVTLFVSPDSSYSAVTGVIRDSSETLLISMYEFTHPEIAREIASAVDRGVEVTLLLEGGPVGGISDEEKGVMNYLTENGVSVSTIESEGNLPARYLYLHAKYMVADDYVTVVLSENFKPSGIPLTGTKGNRGWGAVVRDAEIADYFTDVFTADISGYDIYPYIPGTEPLPETWADEKITPYFSELTLYNVNITPVISPDTSSLVPELIRSATNSIDIQQAYISPYPDGENTWLSAVLDAADRGAEIRVMLDGMYYNTEDDADNDELVATLNRYGNAVSAKLLSPSAYLTKLHNKGVIVDGEYVLISSINWNYNSPNNNREAGLIIQSTEAAEYYTAVFTFDWNGDYEKDPLSAGIGFDVRFLLAGGIAILLIGILIYRRR
- a CDS encoding LL-diaminopimelate aminotransferase is translated as MYAKRLDNLPPYLFAQIDALKAQKRAEGVDLIDLGVGDPDLPTPKHIVDALCEAARDPATHHYPDYLGMLEYRKAVATWYDRRFGVKLDPKKEVLALIGSKEGIAHIPEAFVNPGDYVLVSDPGYPVYKTSTLFAEGKCHPMPLLEKNNYLPDYSAIPKDVLKGAKLMFIGYPNNPTGAVAPMEFFEETVEFAKDNDIIVVHDNAYSEISFDGYKSPSFLEAKGAMDVGLETHSLSKTYNMTGWRIGMCVGNAGLIEAFGRVKTNIDSGVFDAIQRAAITALTGPQDCVDQACAVYQERRDALVTGLRSLGFEITSPKASFYVWMKVPDSVEFVARMINEAGIVVTPGTGFGTSGAGYIRFAITRPVDRIKEAIVRMNECGIRG
- a CDS encoding PRC-barrel domain-containing protein; protein product: MQSEQFTHNIRRKRVMSTDGKIIGQIRNISFDAPTGQLKALLIRPDAGFDATGYKLENEAITLPFEAVKDITDFIVVDRYMLR
- a CDS encoding elongation factor 1-beta; translation: MGEVVVILKIMPESPEVDLEKLQADIRATVAGIEDMKIEPIGFGLSAIKIAMITEDDEGAGDKIEALFSQIPGIDRAEIESLNRLL
- a CDS encoding phosphoglycolate phosphatase, with the translated sequence MPKAFITDIDGTLTDERRRLSTEVVDEMRRILDDGIPIILASGNTLCFLDAFSHMIGTDGTVIAENGGVYRLGYLGRKQIAGNQEICRAAYEKIVAELQPKGDELRLFSPKYRESDIAFSRDAPTEIIKDILKDMPVNVIDTGFAIHLQIPDITKGAAFEKLAELMGLTPADFLVAGDSVNDVSMLKLGGISIAPANASPEAKQAADMVMDKTYGEGTADALRKYF
- a CDS encoding zinc finger domain-containing protein: MATIKCTSCNAPLAERGATEFKCPDCGEVIYRCARCRKQSVKYTCPKCGFQGL